Below is a window of Sciurus carolinensis unplaced genomic scaffold, mSciCar1.2, whole genome shotgun sequence DNA.
ATCACCATTCCAATACTAATTCCATAAGTttgattattttccatatttaatgTAAGGGAGAGCATGGGGAATTGTCTTTCTGTGAGTCGATTTTTTCATACAGCACAACAATGTTCACCAGTTTCATCCATGTGCATAGTGCAGGTTATCATTCTTAAGGGTAATTAATATTCCACATTGTGTTTATGCcacattttacaaatttattaatcTAGAAATAGTATTAAATGTTTCCCCATATCTCATCTATTTCAAATTATGCTACAAAAAACAAGAGGGTACAGGCATTTATTTGAGATCCTAATTTCAaatctgcacaaaactcaaaagaGAGTTTGCTACATCctgtcataaataaataaatattgaatacaAATAGTCCCTGACAATTCATGGACAAACTCCAGGCCTTTCATTAAGTTCTCAAATGCTTTAGGGATAATCTACTAGTTGCTTGGCATCTCCTGAGGGAGAGTctcaaatgatgaaaaaaatccataaatcgTCCTCAATAATGCAATGTTAGGAACACATGAGAGAATCAAGAGGGAGGCTTCAGTGCAGGTAACAAAGATGGAAGGTTTTGTATGTGTTAGCAGGAGCTACTGAAGTAGATACATTTTGCTGTGACATTGTAATCTTTTGCAAGTGaccatttctctttcagtttctgaGTTTTCTTCAGCTCCTTAATACCTCAGTAGCAATAGaacctctctctgtttccttcatCTTTTTGGAATATTGACACCTGAGAAGTTAAAAGCTCATAAGTGTGTACACAAGGTGTGggcttataaaataatttaattgtgcATACATTCAATTTAATatgtaaaagcaataaaaaaaaaccaaaacctgaggatgatatgtaaattaaaagaccacaaaatggcaaaaaattgaaacaacagaGATTAATaaccacatttttatttcctcccaaaTATTTAGGCATTTAGTGGCTCTAGGCTCTCTTATGACCCtaagataatttaatatttaaaattatgtaattaaataCATGTGATTTATTCCAGATCTCTTACTAAGAGATTGGAGTTACTGCTTCACATTGagatataaaaagcattttttcaaTATCAGGAGACCTGGTtttataaaaagagcaaaattttccacattttgcAGTGAGATCTTACTAATTTTTTCTCAGAGCAtaagattaaaaggaaaattgaatattTGGTAAAGATGAGTAAACTGTGAAAAGCAGTTTGGTTCTTTTCATGGAACCTCAAAACTGTTGAACATaaaactttctttatttttcactttttattgacAATTACAGGTATACACATGTATGGACATAAAATGGCATTATGACTTTTCAATATAATGTGAAATGTTTCAACTAAGCTAATAATAATACTTTTCTTTATCTTATAagattattaattaatatttattttattcatgttgtgTTGTAGTATTTCATGATTGCTaaccaaaccaaaacagaaaaaataaattacatggtTCAATCtatttcctattcttttattGAAGGTTTTTCTCTAACAAAATGAGggagtttattattttaattaagggTAAGATATCAGCAGCCACAACTATATAAGAAATATTATATTTGAGCTAAGTGTAAATTACATGTAGACAGTTTTATTTAGACCATTGTAAAATTGTTAGTTTGTATTTCTTGTAAAAAGTGCCTGTCACTAAAATTTGCACTGCACAGTTGgtcatttccctttcccttctttatgaaggaaaaaaaatgcttcttcacagctTTTACATCAGTCTAAAGATGTACCTGCCAAACACCTGCTATTATGCCACCCCTTGTAATTTCCGGGTTATTAGAAAAGtttagatacattttattttgtgatgcaCACATACACCTGTAAGTGTGATACATTATattggaagaaattattttagtttaaatgTACAGAGCACTATAAAACACAtccaaatatctttatttcatctttattatagtttattttgtCTACATGGTGTTATATGTCACAAAAAATTGTACaatatagaacattttaaaatttattttaaaaatatttgaacattttttctgtaAAGTATCTAAATGAGATTATATGTCCTCATTGTACAACATCAATGAAATATCTCTTTTTCcacatttgttcatattttcctaaTATTCCCTTATGTTATAGCACAATAAAGTGAATCTAATTTGTTACACACAAGTAagcatatttcatttaaaataaaaatatcacaggGGATGAATAATATGTTGTTAATTTCTATTATGATAGtatatgttaatttatttttataatagttgtTTTGATTAGAAGATAATTAATCCAAAACAATTGCACATTGTCTATTCATACATCTTTCTAGTATCAACCAGCTGAGTTAATAGGTGGACCTCTTCCaccatttatttcaagaaaattattcAGTAACTTTTAATGTAGGGAGTTGTATACAATCTTATAATTTCTCTTTAGGAATCCTTCCTGTGTAACTGTAGTgcattatctgatattatttcatgcaATTTTAAATGTGACTGTGTAATtaagtacatgaaaataaaaacttaaaaacaaaaaaacctataaTTGTACTTTTatctaataccaaaaaaattaacaaaatttaaattattttcctacttGCTTtacatatctatctatatacatCTGTACATCTCTCTATGCATCAGGGTTTCTCATCCTTGGAAGAAGGTAAGTGATGCAAATATCGTTTGGGCTGCACATCGAAGAGAGTTGAATGTTTAGCAACTTAACTGGCCTCTAATTGGTAAATGTCAGTGGCAATTGACTTCCAGGTTGGGACAACCCAAATATGATTAAACAATGAATAGGATTCTATTGTGAGTAAAATCACCGTAGATTAGAACTATTgataatttatttctatgtatttgtacatgtaccTATGCATATGAATTCAAGTTTATTACTTTGGAAAGCCTGAATATATCTTAGGTATACCAGCCTTCCATAATAAAAGTTTCTCAAGTAATAATATTTGCAATCCATTGATTGCACTGATGCTGTATCTGAAACAGGTTGTTTAATAAACTTGGATGGAGAAACACAATCTCACAGTGGTGCATGAATTCATTCTGAAGGGCATCACGTCACGCCCTGAGCTGCAGACTCCACTGTTTGGGCTGTTCCTCATCATCTACCTGGTTTCAGTGCTGGGCAACCTGGGCATGATCATCCTCACCAAGGTGGACTCCAGGCTACAAACacccatgtacttttttcttagAAACCTTGCTTTCACTGATTTTGGATATTCTACATCTGTGGGCCCCAAAATGTTGGTCAATTTTGTTGCAGATCAAAAtacaatttccttttatttttgtgctacccagctggctttctttctcttcttcattggAAGTGAACTTTTTATTCTGTCTGCAATGGCCTAcgatcgctatgtggccatctgtaacccTCTCCTCTACACTGTCGTCATGTCGAACAGGTTATGTCAGTTGCTAGTGGCAATCCCCTATCTCTATTGTACATTTATGTCACCGACAGTCACTATAAAGATTTTTAGTTTATCCTTCTGTGGCTACAATGTCATTAATCATTTCTACTGTGACTGTATGCCTTTGTTATCTTTGCTATGTTCAGATACTCATGATGTTGAACTAATAATTATGAGCTTTGCAGCTTTTGATCTGCTTTCCTCTCTTCTGATCGTCCTGGTGTCCTACCTGCTCATCCTCATAGCCATTCTCAGGATGAAGTCAGCTGAGGGCAGGCACAAGGCTTTCTCCACCTGCGGATCCCACTTGACTGTGGTCACTGTGTTCTATGGGACtttgatatttatgtatgtgCAGCCCAAGTCCAGTCACTCCTTGGACACTGATAAAGTGGCTTCCATATTTTACACTCTGATCATCCCCATGTTGAATCCCTTGATCTACAGTTTGAGGAATAAAGACGTAAAGTATGCTCTACAAAACACATGGAAAAGGATATGAAGTGTCATCTCTTAAAGGGCATAGAATACGAATTGCATGAATATGGTTTGACTGTGAAACAGGTCTGTCTTCCCATGTTTATCATGTTCGGCaaacaacatatatttaaaaaattacctttatTGTAGTCAACGGTAAAATTTCTAAACGCTTAAAGTACATTAGTGAGCAGAACAGCAAGATCTGCTTTTCTGAATGGGGAAAgatgaattgaaaaaatattaaataaactgtatgataaagtagaatgaatttaGGGTTTAAAGTCTACACAGGGAGTTGTCAGAGTTTGATGCTgtactgaaatgagaaaaaaatattacctgtggaaaaagatttttttttttttttatagtcacAACTATTGTAATAAACTTCCAATGAcagtgcatgtgtttgtgtgtttctctttttgtgcAAGCATAACCTTTCTGCTCTAGGTTTCATACAGATCTATGGGTTGTGTTAAAATCAAACTGCATGTGTCATCAGGAGCTCACTGTAGCACAGTGATTTAAATGACTGAGTCAGATGCCAGTACTCAGCGGCCCTCTTCTACCTGGGGTTCTAGGCTCCAGTTTTTCCTCATCAGTGGCCTTTCTTTCATGTACGAGCTCAAAAGAGCCTATTTACCTAACCTAACTTACTATTCAGAAAATCAGAGGTTCAGTGCTGCTAATACAATTCCATCTAATCTGGTCCTTTATAGACACTGATGAATACATATTTAAGAGATAATATTGTTTTTACTATAAGCTTCcaacactttcatttttcttttaaatttttctcactaTATTTGTCTAATAAATGGTTACTTGTCCTCACCTTTCCAAAAGAACAGAATAATTTTTGTCTAAAACGCAGCCTATATTTTACGTTTTCTTGTCCATGTCTCATGTTGTGTGATGAAGCAAGTCTCTTGCTCCTCGTTCAGTGAATGCTTTCCCTACTATTTGGTCCCAAAGAGAGTGTCCGGTCTTTTCATTAGTATTCGTTCTTTGCATAGATTTGATAACATGACTTGAAAGAATCAAATACAGACAAACCATGACTTGAGCTGATCTGTGTTTGTAGGGAGAGTGTACTGTGGCTGTGTCAAcacaaatgctttttttgttgCTTTGGCACATTTCATGTAAAAGCCTCCCCAAACTTATTCatgctttctttcttattttttttttttcatttaacattcatGGAATTTTATTTGCATCATATCTAGATTGATCTGTTTCCTTTTTACACTCGcaagtaaaatatttatctatgtatctaagcatatgcataaaaataattaattggaaAAGTAAAAgcatacaaatatttttcatgtggaTATAAACATTACTACAGAGggtacatgttttattttttgttccctGTGAAAGCTTAATATACCTAGTTGTTAGCTATGCATTTactcacatatgcatatataaagtTCTGGGATTGGCTAGAAATTGGGGTTGGATAGAAGtcagataaaatgttaatatgGTTTGGTAAAGGACACAAGATTGtaatagctttaaaattttttttattaatttttattagctATTTTTTGTTATATCAAATTAActtcatggaaaatatttgacttttataaTAGATGAAGGTAAGAGCttctaatatataaatttaaaaatatcaataaacataactCAATAtagcatttctaaaataatttcatggAGCTTATATAGTCCTCAAATGATAAAACCACAAAATAATGggttaatatttaatatttgatacatgttttcattttcacagtGGCTCTCTTTTACATCATTATATGgatttaaaagttatttcaggaaatttttcatggaatataaaaaaaatctgacttatgattttattgtttgcaaaaataatttgtgtgaatgtattttcatattttatggaGTAACTTCAAAacacatttagaaaaagaaaaaattcaaagaaatcttGGTGATGCTaagtgtttataaaatgttttctgagggctggggctatagctcagctggaagagtgcttgcctcacaagaacaaggccctgggttcaatccccagcagccccccccccaaaaaaaaaaaagaaaaagaaaaaaatagaaaggaaaaacttTCTGTGGTTGCCAGTGATGTAAGTAGTGTGATTTTTCACTTGCACTGGCATGAGGAGAAAATCATGGTAAGGAGGATGTCAATCATGAAATCTGTGTTAAAAAAAACTCACCTTTTCTGCCCCAAATCCCTGCTGAACTGGAGAATTCTAATACATATttagagaaaaaagagcaaacatTATCTGAAAAATCTTCCAGAAATGTAAAGAGAAGCTGTACTTTCTAACATTTTTGTGAAAAGTCCCTGATATTAAAGGTATCACAGGTGTAAAACTCTAAACCGAAGGTTAACTGCTGAATACAGAGCACTATGCACAGTTTTATATCATATCttaatatgataaaaaatatCACATGAAACTCCTATAATACAGTTTAATTGTCTCAACATTCAAAAACACAATGCCGTTCACCATACCTACcaactaaaaaagaaagcatgtaaTGACATCTCGTTTACTTCCAATTCTCctccatttttttattaataattttcattataattataatggtagagccattttttttctcaagcgcagatttcattctttaattccACAGAAAAATCTCTTCAGAAGACAGAATTCCATCAAATGATATTTCTCTAAGTTTAGATTTTTAGAAGTTTATATAATACCTCAAATTTATATAAGAAGAGAATCTTTTACCCATCACAAATCCTAccataatttctgtttttaaatcacAGACTGTCTTTACCACTAATCAAATTTCCTTATTCAAATATCAAAGTTAAATCAGGGTGATAGTTACACATTATCTGTGCATTTCTTAGGTTTGTGAACAAGGACTGtccctgtgcatgtgtgtgtgcttgtgtttatatgtgtgtctAAGCAGATGTGTGTGGGTGAATGTGTGGGTATGACTCAGCATTAGAATGTCCCTTGTTgagcacaatggtgcatgcctggtgaatcggaaggctgaggcagaagaatcgcaagttcaaagccaacctcagcaaaagagaggcactaattaactcagtgagaccctgtctctaaataacatacaaaagagggcccagtggttgagtatccctgagttcaatctctggtacctcactcccaccccctcaaaaaactgaaaatcacaAAGTTTGATACATTTAGTTGTTAATGTTTCTAATGTCCatacaatgaaaataatcataaataaaataaaaaagccacagactgcagaaaatacatgcaaatgtgtacatacacaattaATTAGTTGGTAGATCTAAAATccatagaacaaagaaaaattatatatacagaaaatataatacttcaataaaatgaaaaaagatgaatgaaaatttatataaagtgCTATTACAAGCTCATTActgataaaagtttaaaagtacaTGGCTACCAAATAATAGCAATGAGTTGGAGTAAAGGCAATATTcccactcaatcactgagtctaAGAAGTTGTCCTCTCTTTGGGAAACATCTCACAAAAATCTAATAAGTTTAGATATACTGCAAAATCAAAGAACAATTTTTGTTTATGGAGGAGTTAACATGGATTCGTCCAAAACATacctaagtaaaaaaaaaaaaaattgccaaataaaactgtcaccatttaaaatattaatttaatgtaTCTGCAAAACTATATGGCATATTATTCATGAGAACATACATATACGTTACCAATGGCTACAACCACATGAATGAAAAACTGTTAGATAGGGGTTACTTCTGGTAAAGGAGGTAAATTGTTAGTATCAAGacagggattaaaaagaaagaggaaagggtgCATAAAGActggataataaaaatatacttttttacatttttattagttatatttatacataataatagTGTGGGTTCGTTTTCACGTATTTATTAATGCATGTAACAATTTGCCTCATTCCGAGTCCAGaatttcctcttccccttctttcttcctgtcccttAATCCCGTTTCTCTACTCTGCTGtgcttccttccatttatttatttattttaattagtacattataatcaTACAGAAAAGTGGGATTCTTTGCAATATATTCACACATTAATATAACATCATTTGGTGAATTTCATTctatgttttttttcatttttcctcctcctcaattcccttcctctacacTACTGAATTTCCtcatgtttgcttatttattgtttttttaaattggttctctATAGTTAAACATAAattggaattcattgtgatatactcatgcatgcacataacataatttggtcaatttcattctgcagttcctccacTTTCtcacccccctccctctctcttattTCCCTTACTTTAATTCActgttctcctttctattttcatgaaattcccctcccctttccaatttattatttctctctagcttttgcaaataagagaaaactattgaccttggactttctgagtctggttaaTTTCATTTGGCATGAAAAATTATTAAGTttcaagtaaaacaaatttaactaatttaaataagtgaagtcattttttcttatataaaattcattataaaacagTATGACTTAATACAAGAAAATATGTGGCTCTATTGTTAATAATTTACAGAGGAATTTAAGAATATCAATTAGGTAACTTATATGTTCAAAGTTGAGAAGATAAAGATGGCAGGTGAGAAAAGATGTTCCTGTCATCCTCTTCCCAAAGTTACATAAATTACAATAGCTCTTCATGCAGCAAATTACCTACATGGTAGCTAAGGAAGCCAGGGGAGTGACCACTGAGCCTAATTTTGTTATAATATccagaaaattgaaaaaggagaagaagaaagagtgtCACTAAGTTCTGACAGCACAACTATCTCAAGCTTGTGTTTGTACAAAGGAGCCTACAGGTCTGCTCAGCACCAGGCACAGACCAGTGCCTCAGAGGGATACACAGGTATTATAGCCAACTTCAGTGCCAGCTGAGTCCTGAGCCTTGATGCACTCCTGAGATTGTGCAGGTCCTTGTAACTGTGAAACTCAGGCAAGTCCCAACATAACATCAGTCATGGAGGTCAAGGGACTGCCTTCACCAAAACTATTTTAACCTTTGGGCAGCATAACTTGGAGCAAGACTCCATTTGCTCATAGTAGGACAGTGTACTCAGCACAGGATTCAGCTTGGAACTTCTTACTAGGCTGGTGAAACTGAAAGCTGATCAGAACTTAACAGCTTCCAAACTCAGGCCTGTCTGAGAATGGAGCCCAAAACAATTCTATTGTTTATCAGAGAAAGAcagttctaaattatttttttaatttatttttttatttttttattgtaaacaaatgggatacatattgtttctctggttgtacatgaagtaaaggcataccatttgtgtaatcatacatttacatagggtaatggtgtttgattcattctgttatttttttctcccccccacacctcccacccctcttttccctctatgtagtccctccttcctccattcttacccccctcctacccccattaagtgtcatcatccacttatcaacaagatcattcatcctttggttttttgagattggcttatctcacttggcatgatattctccaatttcatccatttgcctgcaaatgccataattttatctttctttatagctgagtaatattccattgcatatatataccatagtttctttatccattcatccactgaagggcatctaggttggttccacaatctggctattgtgaattgaccagcTATGAAcaattgatgtggctacatctctgtagtatgctgattttaagtcctttgggtataggccaaggagtgggatagctgggtcaaatggtggttccattccaagctttctgaggaatctccacattgctttcaagagtggctgcagtaatttgcaaccccaccagcaatgtatgagtgtacctttttccccacatcctcaccaacacctattgttgcttgtattcttgataattgccattctaattggagtgagatggaatcttagagtagttttgatttgcatttctcttattactagagatgtagaacattttttcatgtgtttattgattgcttgtaaatcttcttttgtgaagtgtctgttcatttccttagcccatttgttgattgggttatttgtattcttggtgtagagttttttgagttctttatatattctggaaattagtgctctatctgaagtatgagtggcaaagattttctcccactctgtaggctctctctttgcattcctaatagtttcctttgctgagagaaagctttttagtttgaatctatcccagtcattgattcttgcttttatttcttttgctatgggagatctgttaaggaaatctgatcctaagcgaacatgttgaagatttagacctatttttccttttataagatgcaaggtctctggtctgattctgaggtccttgatccattttgagttgatttttgtgcatggtgagagataggggtttagtttcattctgctgcatatggatttccagttttcccagcaccatttgttgaagaggctaaattttctccattgcatacttttggcacctttgtctagtatgagaaaataaatacagttccaaattatttaattcatgACAGCTCTAATGTGTCTGGTTTCAGTAAACTTGGGCCATGAGAGAACATCTCATCAATACACAGTGCAGATCATTGTAGGACTTGGTTTTCCCTCAGTGCTGTGATGATTTTGGTGAGTTCTGGACTAAGGGTGCAATATAGCTTTGTGTCAAAAGAGCAATAGCTGACTTGAGGAAACCTGAAGTTGGGTTGCCACctacttgtgaggcactggaagGAAATATAGCCTCAATCACAGTTGGCACACTGCTTAGAATCctagaaaaacaaacacagacaAGCCTAATTTATGAAGctagaatacatatttttcccCCATATCATCATATATTAACAAGACAAGAGCATTCAGGAAATAATGACTTAATAGTCAAAATAAGTTTTCAGAAACTGACCAAAAACAACCATTAAAGTTAACCCAATGATCTTCAAGGAAACACAAATCaattactatatatttttcatacattAATGAAGtgtaattttgcatttttctgattgttcataTTGTAGGTctcattggtcatgcagtcatacatgtacatgaggtaataatgtctgtttcactctattattctttctacccccataccccttcctctcctttcactTTCCTCTACCTAATATAGAGTAACTCTGTTCATCCCTAGCACCACTCCACTGAgaattagcatccacgtatcagagaaaacatttggcctttggttttggggacttggcttttttcacttagcatgatattctccaactccatccatttaccagcaaatggcataatttcattcttctttaaagatgagtaatacttgtttatatatatatatatatatatatatatttatatatatatatatatgtatatatcatctgttgaagggtacctaggttggttccatagtttagctattgtaagttgagtagctataaacattgatgtggttgtgtccctgtagtatgttgattttaagtcctttgggtataaatggaggagtgaaatagctgggtcaaatggtggttccatgacTATATTTTAATGCAGACTTTTAGCAGAGAAactgaaacaattaaaaaatttaacagaaaGCCTTGAACtaaaaactacattaaataaaattaaaagtgttaTAGAAGGTATCCACAGTAAGAGAGTATGCATGAAGATAGGATGTTTGAAAATACATAgttggaggaggaaaaataaagaatgaggaGTAGTGAGGGAGATTTTCAGTCCATTtgggataaaattaaaagacaaaatattcagatttggagatttagctcagtggcagagcacctgcccagcatatgaaaggccctgagttcagtcctcagacctaatttaaaaaaataaaattaagttaaaaaaagagtGAGGAAATTATTCTAGTTATTTGGGTTCAGGAGGACCTGTGAATCCCAAATCTTCATTCAAAGAGATCATACAAATATTTACCACACTTAAAGAAGAATGCCTAATACCAGGTTGAAAAGGTTAAAGTTCACTagacaaataaatattaactaagtCTGTTCCAAGAAATATTATAATCCAACTCTCCCATGTGAAGATAAGAAGATTCCCAGacatcaagagaaaagaaaactgagtaaCTCTGAGGAGTGCTCCAATTCACCTAATAGCGGACTTATCAGCAGACCCCTACAGGACAAGACAGAGAGACTGGAGGTTTTCAAAgtgttgaaaatgaaaaactgcCAAAACATGAACTTGCACCTAGCACTCCTATGCTTTATaagtgaaggagaaataaagatatttcagaaaagcaaaaaccGAGAGAATATATCCCACCAGGCCTGTCCTACAATAGTAACTGAACTATGTTTTTACACTGAAAGACACACTAAAAAGATGAAGAGATGGGAAAACAGAAAACTCACTAGTAATAACAAAACACTCAAATGCAGAATGCTCTAGTGTTGTACACCAGATGCATAAACCACTCATATCTTATATGAAGAccaaaaaaacagtgaaaagcaGTAATGATAACACTTTAGTTTAAGGTATAGGcaacagaagaagatataaaatgtgatattaaaaactcaaaatgtgGAGAGGAATATAGCTCAAATGCagagacatttttattaatttattttctatataatatttaatttcatttaagcATTATATTCATgtaatattactattatttctaGGTAGTTCAAAATTTTGGGAAGGTAAGCATGATATCAAATATAAAAGTTACAAACCCCgtatagaaagaaaggaataggGACACATTATTGAGCAAATAACTTAACCCTGAAGGAAGAAtatgagacacagagagagagagattgaaaaaaaaaaaaaaaagaatctatagcCAAActagaaaatacattaaaata
It encodes the following:
- the LOC124975058 gene encoding olfactory receptor 8K3-like, yielding MEKHNLTVVHEFILKGITSRPELQTPLFGLFLIIYLVSVLGNLGMIILTKVDSRLQTPMYFFLRNLAFTDFGYSTSVGPKMLVNFVADQNTISFYFCATQLAFFLFFIGSELFILSAMAYDRYVAICNPLLYTVVMSNRLCQLLVAIPYLYCTFMSPTVTIKIFSLSFCGYNVINHFYCDCMPLLSLLCSDTHDVELIIMSFAAFDLLSSLLIVLVSYLLILIAILRMKSAEGRHKAFSTCGSHLTVVTVFYGTLIFMYVQPKSSHSLDTDKVASIFYTLIIPMLNPLIYSLRNKDVKYALQNTWKRI